A single Nicotiana tabacum cultivar K326 chromosome 5, ASM71507v2, whole genome shotgun sequence DNA region contains:
- the LOC107776800 gene encoding putative protein phosphatase 2C 28 isoform X2, protein MAVVQANNLLEDQSQVESGCLGLHDSGPYGTFVGIYDGHGGPETSRFINDHLFQHLKRFTSEQQSMSVEVIRKAFQATEEGFLSVVTKQWPVKPQIAAVGSCCLVGIICSGTLYIANLGDSRAVLGRLVKATGEILSVQLSAEHNASIESVRQEMQSLHPDDSQIVVLKHNVWRVKGIIQISRSIGDVYLKKAEFNREPLYAKFRLREPIRRPILSADPAILVHPLQPQDQFIIFASDGLWEHLSNQEAVDIVQNHPRNGIAKRLVKTALQEAAKKREMRYSDLKKIDRGVRRHFHDDISVVVVFLDSDLVSRASNSAKALNVSVKGGGITLPRNTLAPFTAPT, encoded by the exons ATGGCTGTAGTTCAAGCTAATAATCTATTGGAAGATCAAAGCCAAGTTGAATCCGGGTGCCTCGGCTTGCATGATTCTGGGCCATATGGTACCTTTGTTGGAATTTATGATGGGCACGGTGGCCCTGAGACTTCAAGATTCATCAATGATCACCTCTTTCAGCATCTCAAGA GGTTTACATCTGAGCAGCAATCTATGTCTGTGGAGGTGATCCGGAAGGCATTTCAAGCAACGGAAGAGGGTTTCCTCTCTGTTGTGACAAAACAATGGCCGGTGAAACCACAGATTGCTGCTGTTGGATCATGCTGCCTTGTCGGAATTATCTGCAGCGGCACATTATATATTGCCAACCTTGGCGACTCTCGAGCAGTCTTGGGAAGACTTGTCAAGGCAACTGGAGAGATTCTTTCTGTTCAGCTGTCTGCAGAACACAATGCGAGTATTGAATCCGTAAGGCAGGAGATGCAGTCTTTGCATCCAGATGACTCGCAAATTGTAGTTTTAAAGCACAACGTCTGGCGTGTGAAGGGTATCATACAG ATTTCAAGATCCATTGGTGATGTGTACTTAAAGAAAGCTGAATTCAACAGGGAGCCTTTGTATGCTAAGTTTCGTCTCCGTGAACCGATTAGAAGGCCCATATTAAGCGCAGATCCTGCTATTTTGGTGCACCCTTTGCAACCTCAAGATCAGTTTATTATATTTGCCTCGGATGGTCTCTGGGAACACCTAAGTAACCAAGAAGCTGTTGACATCGTACAGAATCACCCACGCAAT GGGATTGCTAAAAGGTTAGTGAAAACTGCATTGCAAGAAGCAGCAAAGAAAAGGGAGATGAGGTACTCAGACTTGAAGAAAATCGATCGTGGAGTCCGTCGACATTTTCACGATGACATCTCAGTAGTAGTTGTATTCCTCGACTCAGATCTCGTGAGCAGGGCTAGTAACTCTGCGAAGGCTCTTAACGTATCAGTGAAAGGTGGCGGAATAACTCTGCCTCGAAACACACTCGCTCCTTTCACCGCTCCAACGTAA
- the LOC107776800 gene encoding putative protein phosphatase 2C 46 isoform X1 has translation MLSGLMNLLRACFQPRANRHVHTTGSDVGGGRQDGLLWYKDTGQHFNGGFSMAVVQANNLLEDQSQVESGCLGLHDSGPYGTFVGIYDGHGGPETSRFINDHLFQHLKRFTSEQQSMSVEVIRKAFQATEEGFLSVVTKQWPVKPQIAAVGSCCLVGIICSGTLYIANLGDSRAVLGRLVKATGEILSVQLSAEHNASIESVRQEMQSLHPDDSQIVVLKHNVWRVKGIIQISRSIGDVYLKKAEFNREPLYAKFRLREPIRRPILSADPAILVHPLQPQDQFIIFASDGLWEHLSNQEAVDIVQNHPRNGIAKRLVKTALQEAAKKREMRYSDLKKIDRGVRRHFHDDISVVVVFLDSDLVSRASNSAKALNVSVKGGGITLPRNTLAPFTAPT, from the exons ATGTTATCTGGGTTAATGAACTTGTTAAGGGCTTGTTTTCAGCCAAGGGCGAATCGACACGTTCATACAACTGGCTCAGATGTCGGTGGTGGACGTCAAGATGGGCTGCTATGGTATAAGGATACAGGGCAACATTTTAATGGAGGCTTCTCTATGGCTGTAGTTCAAGCTAATAATCTATTGGAAGATCAAAGCCAAGTTGAATCCGGGTGCCTCGGCTTGCATGATTCTGGGCCATATGGTACCTTTGTTGGAATTTATGATGGGCACGGTGGCCCTGAGACTTCAAGATTCATCAATGATCACCTCTTTCAGCATCTCAAGA GGTTTACATCTGAGCAGCAATCTATGTCTGTGGAGGTGATCCGGAAGGCATTTCAAGCAACGGAAGAGGGTTTCCTCTCTGTTGTGACAAAACAATGGCCGGTGAAACCACAGATTGCTGCTGTTGGATCATGCTGCCTTGTCGGAATTATCTGCAGCGGCACATTATATATTGCCAACCTTGGCGACTCTCGAGCAGTCTTGGGAAGACTTGTCAAGGCAACTGGAGAGATTCTTTCTGTTCAGCTGTCTGCAGAACACAATGCGAGTATTGAATCCGTAAGGCAGGAGATGCAGTCTTTGCATCCAGATGACTCGCAAATTGTAGTTTTAAAGCACAACGTCTGGCGTGTGAAGGGTATCATACAG ATTTCAAGATCCATTGGTGATGTGTACTTAAAGAAAGCTGAATTCAACAGGGAGCCTTTGTATGCTAAGTTTCGTCTCCGTGAACCGATTAGAAGGCCCATATTAAGCGCAGATCCTGCTATTTTGGTGCACCCTTTGCAACCTCAAGATCAGTTTATTATATTTGCCTCGGATGGTCTCTGGGAACACCTAAGTAACCAAGAAGCTGTTGACATCGTACAGAATCACCCACGCAAT GGGATTGCTAAAAGGTTAGTGAAAACTGCATTGCAAGAAGCAGCAAAGAAAAGGGAGATGAGGTACTCAGACTTGAAGAAAATCGATCGTGGAGTCCGTCGACATTTTCACGATGACATCTCAGTAGTAGTTGTATTCCTCGACTCAGATCTCGTGAGCAGGGCTAGTAACTCTGCGAAGGCTCTTAACGTATCAGTGAAAGGTGGCGGAATAACTCTGCCTCGAAACACACTCGCTCCTTTCACCGCTCCAACGTAA